A genomic window from Osmerus eperlanus chromosome 5, fOsmEpe2.1, whole genome shotgun sequence includes:
- the LOC134021021 gene encoding rho family-interacting cell polarization regulator 1-like isoform X1 has product MYSGYGGSPSRAVSTMSLSVRPSRRVLTRSITRSQSFAGVNSYDKSYRNLSVFSTPGLSRKPSRASRMFTLSTKSPPPKVPQPERLDEVYEALKRGLQSYLQVHQLELEGLSRQMRESKRNSRLGFLYELDKQVKVIERFMRKLEFHLSKVCLLYGCVCVSPDRDTLVWGSAAKYTLQWE; this is encoded by the exons gGAGTCCCTCGAGGGCGGTATCCACCATGTCGCTGTCCGTGCGGCCTTCTCGCAGGGTGCTCACACGCTCCATCACTAGGAGCCAGTCCTTCGCTGGGGTCAACTCCTACGACAAGTCCTACCG GAACCTGTCAGTGTTCAGCACCCCGGGCCTGAGCAGGAAGCCGTCCAGAGCCAGCAGGATGTTCACCCTGTCCACCAAGTCCCCGCCCCCTAAGGTGCCCCAGCCTGAGAGGCTGGACGAGGTCTACGAGGCTCTGAAGAGAGGCCTGCA gtcatACCTGCAGGTGCACCAGCTGGAGCTGGAAGGACTGAGCAGACAGATGAGGGAGTCCAAGAGGAACTCCAGGCTG GGCTTCCTGTATGAGCTGGACAAG CAAGTCAAGGTGATCGAGAGGTTCATGAGAAAACTTGAGTTTCATCTCAGCAAGGTATGTCTcctttatgggtgtgtgtgtgtgtctccagacagagacacactggtTTGGGGTTCAGCAGCTAAATACACACTGCAGTGGGAGTGA
- the LOC134021021 gene encoding rho family-interacting cell polarization regulator 1-like isoform X2 translates to MSLSVRPSRRVLTRSITRSQSFAGVNSYDKSYRNLSVFSTPGLSRKPSRASRMFTLSTKSPPPKVPQPERLDEVYEALKRGLQSYLQVHQLELEGLSRQMRESKRNSRLGFLYELDKQVKVIERFMRKLEFHLSKVCLLYGCVCVSPDRDTLVWGSAAKYTLQWE, encoded by the exons ATGTCGCTGTCCGTGCGGCCTTCTCGCAGGGTGCTCACACGCTCCATCACTAGGAGCCAGTCCTTCGCTGGGGTCAACTCCTACGACAAGTCCTACCG GAACCTGTCAGTGTTCAGCACCCCGGGCCTGAGCAGGAAGCCGTCCAGAGCCAGCAGGATGTTCACCCTGTCCACCAAGTCCCCGCCCCCTAAGGTGCCCCAGCCTGAGAGGCTGGACGAGGTCTACGAGGCTCTGAAGAGAGGCCTGCA gtcatACCTGCAGGTGCACCAGCTGGAGCTGGAAGGACTGAGCAGACAGATGAGGGAGTCCAAGAGGAACTCCAGGCTG GGCTTCCTGTATGAGCTGGACAAG CAAGTCAAGGTGATCGAGAGGTTCATGAGAAAACTTGAGTTTCATCTCAGCAAGGTATGTCTcctttatgggtgtgtgtgtgtgtctccagacagagacacactggtTTGGGGTTCAGCAGCTAAATACACACTGCAGTGGGAGTGA